Genomic window (Ruminococcus flavefaciens AE3010):
TCGCGGAGCTCCATTTCCGCTCCGCCGGGGATATTCTCTCCGTACCACGGGATAACAAATCCTATTTTTTTCATTTCAGTATCCTTATTTGGAAGCTGTGCCCTCGATAAAGGCTTTCAGCTTTGTCTCGAATATATTGCTGAGTCTTTCGTAGGAGAAGTACTCCAGACGTTTGCGCTGTCCCTCGATGACGCTCTCGCGGAGCTTATCATCGGTGAGGAGCCTGTCCATGACTGCTGCTGCGAATATAGGGTCGTTGTCGTCAAGGAGTATGCCGCTGCCGCCCAGAGTTTCCCCGATAGCGCTGGTATCGTATGCGATTATGGGCACGCCGAAGAACATGGACTCAACCAGCGGTACGCACAGTCCCTCATGCTCGCTCATGCAGAGAAAGGCGTCGGCAATATGGTAATACGCCAGTATCTCACTGAACTTTATATGTCCCGTGAACACAACGTCGTCGGAAAGTCCCAGAGCCTTTACGTACTTCACAAGGCGCTCGTTGTAGTTCTCCATGCCGTTTGCCGAGCCTACAAGTATAAGTCTCGAATCGGGGTTCAGCTTCCTGTAGCAGGCATATGCGCGGATAACGTTCTCCTGTCTCTTATTGGGAGCTATCCTGCCCACGAATATGATGTTCTTCTTGCCGTCGCGGTACTTCTTCATAGTGGCTTCATCGGGAGCCTGCCTGTAGTCATCGAACTTGGTCAGTGACGGGCTTATGTCTATTTTACAGGTATAGCCCATTCTGATGAGCTCAGACTTATTGTACTCCGACACCGCAAGAACGTAGTCCACCTTGTCGCGGAGGTACTCAACGCCCTTGTAGCCGTACTCCGTCAGCTGTGTGGCAGGTGCGCTGTATGGGCGGAAGAATTCGGGGGGAGTGATGTTGTGGTATATCATCACCCTGCGGCACTTGTAATTGTCTATCTTAAAGGACAGATCCGTGCCTGTGGACTTGTGGTATATGAGCACATCGTCCTTTTTCAGGTCGCGGAGCTTGTCAGCCTTTACGGCTGCGCCCTCGGGAAGTCTCTTGTCTATATTTTCGGCGTATATCTCGGTAGTATAACCCATTTTGCCGATTATCTCCTTCAGCCACAGTGCGTCGTTGCCTACGCCGTCACCGAATGAAAGGGTAGGAAGTATCTGAACTACTCTCATTTACTGACGCTCCCCGTTCAGTCTGCTGCGGAGCTCCGCATTCTCACGCTCCAGCTTGTCAAGGCGTATCATAAGCTCCTTGTGGGCAAGCTCCATTGCCTCCACCTTGCTGCTCATATCAGCGGACTTGCTCTCGGACAGAGCCTTCATAACTGTCACCGCATTGGCGTTGAAGTCGTTCTGCTCAAATACCGCAGGCTCCACGTAGAACTTCATCATCTTGCGGAGTATCTTCTTGAAGAACACCTTTATGCCGCTGCCCTGAAGCTCCTTATAGGGCTGTATATAGTAATGTGTGCTGATATAGTCAAGAGCCTCGGAGAGCGAGCCGCTCTGGGCGTTCTTCTTGTAGGGAACGTCCTCAAAGCTGAGCATATCCGCAGTAAGTCCCTGCTCCTTTATTTTCTGCTTTATTTCCGTCATTATCTCTTCAATGTTTATGCTTCCGTTTTCCATGGTTTATCCTTTCTTCACGGCTACTACCGCGTAATCCTGACTTCCGAATATGATGTCGGATACGCGCTTCATCGCCTCATTGAACTCAGCCGTATTCTCTGCCTCTGCACATTTCAGAGGAGGTATCTCAAAGGGCGGTCTGCTGCTTTCTGTATATATTATCTCGATGTCCTTAAAGCCTGCCTTTTCAAGGTAATATTGCAGCGTTAATGGGTGTACGGGCTTTATATGGGACGGGTCGATGTAGAATGCATTCGTGTAAATGGACAGCGATGTGGGATTTGGTGTCTCCATAATAATACAGCCGCCGTCCTCAAGGCGCTCGTATGCAGTATTGCACAGGCGGATTATCTGATGAGGTTTAAGGTGCTCCACCACCTGTCCCACGAAGATGCCGTCAACGCCCTCGGTCTTTTCAAGGAAGTCGCAGCCGTCGCCGCAGGTGGCTCTGAGGCCTTTCATATTGCAGTATTCAGTATAAGGCTCATAGATATCCACACCCTCGGCAGGTATGCCGTTATCCTGCATGAGAGACAGGAACTCTCCTCTGCCGCAGCCGATATCCACTACCTTTTTCTTATCGCGGTAGAATTTAAGGTAGAACTCCTGAGACTTCTTTATGCTCTCGATAGAGCCGCGGAAGTGGTTCTCAAAGTCGAAATAGTCGATATCGTCATAGTCAGAGCCGCTGCTCTCGGCAGCAGGCGCAGGGGTCTGCACAGCTGTCCCCGCGGACGTCGCCACAGGAGCTGCTTTCAGCTTCTTTTCCACGGAGCTGAGCTTGCTCTTGAGGAATTCCTCCTCGCTTGTGAGCCTTTCGATAAGGGTGTTGTTGTTCCTGAGATTCACGCAGGCAGCCTCAAAGTCTTTCCTGAGACCGCCGCCCTCAATGTCCTTGTCTGCGGCTTCGAGACCCGCAAGGATAAAACCGAAAAGCTTTCTTTTCAGCGCTCCCTTAATGCCCTTCTGATTTTTTATACTGTCTAAAAACTGCGATAAATTACTCATTTTTTTACCTCTTGAGCTTCCATGTGTGTTCGATGCGGGAAACTCCCACATCGCCCATTGCCGATATCATCTGTATCCTGTATGCCTGACGGAAATAGTCAATTGGTATGCCTTCGCCCTGCTCAACGGCGATGTCGATATTGTACTCGCCTGCCAGCAGTTCAACGTTTTTCAGCAGTATCTCCGCCGTACCGCTTTCGCTGATAGTTATGTCGGGCTGCTTGTCTATCCTGGTGTTAGTGCCGTAGCACTGAACACCGTTCATGTCAAATACTCCGAAGCCGAATACCGCGTCCGTTACGGGCTTTTTCACGGTATAGTCTATGCTGAGCCTTATGTCCTCGCCTGTGCGGAAGGTGTTCTGCTCGCTGCCGTCAGAAGCAAATGAGCGCACCTTTTTTATGCGCACCTCGCCGCTGCCCCAGCGCTTTCCCTCCTCGTCCTCGGAGACATCATCAGTACCGTTTTCGGACTTGCTCTTTTCCTGCATTTTCCTGCTCATATAGTCCAGGTATTCAAGGTCTATCTCCTTGGGAGGACCCTCAGCCTTGATAAGTCCCTCGTGTATCCATATGGCGCGGTCGCATATCTGCTCTATCTGTCCGAGAGCGTGGGAGACTATGACTATAGTCGTGCCCTGCGCCTTTATCTCCTTGAGCTTGTTGAAGCACTTGGTCTGGAAGTTTGCGTCGCCCACGGCGAGTATCTCATCTATGAGGAGCACGTCTGCGTCCACGTTTATAGCCACGGAAAATGCCAGTCGCATGTACATTCCCGAGGAGTAAGTCCTTACGGGATTGTCGATGAACTCGGCAAGCTCCGAGAACTCAACTATATCCTTGATACGTGCGTCTATCTCCTTTTTGGTAAGTCCGAATATAGCCGCATTGGTGTAGATGTTCTCCCTGCCGCTCATATCGGGGTGGAAGCCTGCTCCCAGCTCGATAAGGCTGGATACCCTGCCCTGAAGCTTTATAGTACCCGAATCGGGGTACATTATCCTTGTGAGGAGCTTCAATGTGGTGCTCTTGCCGCAGCCGTTGTGACCGATAAGTCCTATGGCTTCGCCCCGCTTCACGTCAAAGCTTATGCCGCGGAGCACCTTGCGCTCCTCATAGCGGCTGCGCTTGCGGAAAAGCAGACGCTCTTTCAGCTGAGCGCCCTTGTCAAGGTACACCTTGAAGCTCTTGGTCACGTTTCTGACCTCTATTGCGATATCGTTTTCCGCCATTACAGTTCCTCCGCAAAATGCCTTTGAAGCTTGTTGAATACGAATGCGCCGAATACAAGGAAGAATACTCCCAGACCTGCCGCCCAGAGAAGTGCGGTAAGGTCGGGTACCTGCTTCTCGTAAAGCACTGTTCTGTAGCAGTCGATTATATGAGTCATGGGGTTGAGATTGAACAGGGGCAGGTATTTTTCGGGAACTATAGACTTGGAGTAAACCACGGGAGTAAGATACATCCACGCCATAGCGACGATGCCGAGGATATGCTCCAGATCCCTGAAATAGACTGTTACTGCCGAGGCTATCATCGCCATGCCCAGTGCGAAGATGTACTCCACTATCATTATAATGGGAAGTGTCAGCACAGCTGCGAAGTTTATGCCTGCTCCCGTAACTATTATCACCGCAAATATTACTATGAAGCACAGCAGCATATTCACAAAGCAGCTGGTCACATAGGATATGGGTATTACCATACGGGGAAAGTATATTTTCTTGACGAGGTCCTTCTGTGATATTATGGAGGCTGCTCCCACGGTTATGGACGAGGAGAAGAATATCCACGGTATCAGTGCAACGAAGAGATAAAGGTAGTACCTGTCAATATCGTTGCGAAGTATCTTCGAGAAAACTATCGTGTACACTATCAGCTGGAAAAGAGGATTGATGAACGTCCACAGGAAGCCCAGCACCGAGCCCTTGTAGCGTCCACGCAGGTCTTTTTTCACAAGGCTGAATATCATTTGTCTGTATGCATACAGCTCTTTTATCGTACTCATTTATTGCTCCTTGAAGCGCTCAGACAGGCGTTTTCCGCCGAATGAGCATAAAATTCCATAGTATCTTTTAATTATATCACAAGGGCTCTGTACTGTCAAGTACAATGCTGCCCGTTCTCCCATATAAAGCGAAAATCCAAACAAAATGGAGAATTGAGAATTAAAAATTGAGAATGAATGTATCCGCTGCGCGGATATATTGAAATACTGTACTCGGCAACATAATAGAATCGACTTTTCGATCTGTGTCAGA
Coding sequences:
- a CDS encoding glycosyltransferase family 4 protein; the encoded protein is MRVVQILPTLSFGDGVGNDALWLKEIIGKMGYTTEIYAENIDKRLPEGAAVKADKLRDLKKDDVLIYHKSTGTDLSFKIDNYKCRRVMIYHNITPPEFFRPYSAPATQLTEYGYKGVEYLRDKVDYVLAVSEYNKSELIRMGYTCKIDISPSLTKFDDYRQAPDEATMKKYRDGKKNIIFVGRIAPNKRQENVIRAYACYRKLNPDSRLILVGSANGMENYNERLVKYVKALGLSDDVVFTGHIKFSEILAYYHIADAFLCMSEHEGLCVPLVESMFFGVPIIAYDTSAIGETLGGSGILLDDNDPIFAAAVMDRLLTDDKLRESVIEGQRKRLEYFSYERLSNIFETKLKAFIEGTASK
- a CDS encoding class I SAM-dependent methyltransferase, with translation MSNLSQFLDSIKNQKGIKGALKRKLFGFILAGLEAADKDIEGGGLRKDFEAACVNLRNNNTLIERLTSEEEFLKSKLSSVEKKLKAAPVATSAGTAVQTPAPAAESSGSDYDDIDYFDFENHFRGSIESIKKSQEFYLKFYRDKKKVVDIGCGRGEFLSLMQDNGIPAEGVDIYEPYTEYCNMKGLRATCGDGCDFLEKTEGVDGIFVGQVVEHLKPHQIIRLCNTAYERLEDGGCIIMETPNPTSLSIYTNAFYIDPSHIKPVHPLTLQYYLEKAGFKDIEIIYTESSRPPFEIPPLKCAEAENTAEFNEAMKRVSDIIFGSQDYAVVAVKKG
- a CDS encoding ABC transporter ATP-binding protein; the encoded protein is MAENDIAIEVRNVTKSFKVYLDKGAQLKERLLFRKRSRYEERKVLRGISFDVKRGEAIGLIGHNGCGKSTTLKLLTRIMYPDSGTIKLQGRVSSLIELGAGFHPDMSGRENIYTNAAIFGLTKKEIDARIKDIVEFSELAEFIDNPVRTYSSGMYMRLAFSVAINVDADVLLIDEILAVGDANFQTKCFNKLKEIKAQGTTIVIVSHALGQIEQICDRAIWIHEGLIKAEGPPKEIDLEYLDYMSRKMQEKSKSENGTDDVSEDEEGKRWGSGEVRIKKVRSFASDGSEQNTFRTGEDIRLSIDYTVKKPVTDAVFGFGVFDMNGVQCYGTNTRIDKQPDITISESGTAEILLKNVELLAGEYNIDIAVEQGEGIPIDYFRQAYRIQMISAMGDVGVSRIEHTWKLKR
- a CDS encoding ABC transporter permease encodes the protein MSTIKELYAYRQMIFSLVKKDLRGRYKGSVLGFLWTFINPLFQLIVYTIVFSKILRNDIDRYYLYLFVALIPWIFFSSSITVGAASIISQKDLVKKIYFPRMVIPISYVTSCFVNMLLCFIVIFAVIIVTGAGINFAAVLTLPIIMIVEYIFALGMAMIASAVTVYFRDLEHILGIVAMAWMYLTPVVYSKSIVPEKYLPLFNLNPMTHIIDCYRTVLYEKQVPDLTALLWAAGLGVFFLVFGAFVFNKLQRHFAEEL